One segment of Aquimarina sp. BL5 DNA contains the following:
- a CDS encoding LytTR family DNA-binding domain-containing protein, translating to MNIYVVEDDMFHLEDIKITIEELGYSCVGNSDDPFEAQEQIGTLRPDAVILDIHLNGKESGIMLGHKIKELYEIPVFFATSDNNKDIINKAADINPAAYLTKPIDKDDLQAALILAKKQDITSEKDSTDQPGNIFVKSGNKLVKVNLDTILFAHTDSKNYCSIVTADNKKLSVRYSILKLCKKLHSLEFVQTHRSYIINWNKIDSLHEYDQTIEIQGHHIPIGRTFKDLVYKRLKVI from the coding sequence ATGAATATTTATGTAGTAGAAGATGACATGTTTCATCTAGAGGATATTAAAATCACCATAGAAGAATTAGGATACTCGTGCGTAGGTAATTCCGATGATCCTTTTGAGGCACAAGAACAAATAGGAACGCTAAGACCGGATGCTGTTATATTAGATATTCATCTTAACGGCAAGGAATCAGGTATCATGCTGGGTCATAAAATTAAGGAGTTATATGAAATCCCTGTGTTTTTTGCTACTTCAGATAATAATAAGGATATCATTAATAAAGCTGCTGATATTAATCCGGCTGCTTATCTAACAAAACCGATCGATAAAGATGATTTACAAGCAGCATTGATTCTTGCTAAGAAACAGGACATAACTTCTGAAAAGGATAGTACTGACCAACCTGGAAATATATTTGTAAAAAGTGGTAATAAGTTAGTGAAAGTAAATCTAGACACCATTCTTTTTGCACATACGGACTCTAAAAATTATTGCTCAATAGTTACTGCAGATAATAAGAAACTTTCTGTGCGGTATTCTATTTTAAAACTTTGCAAAAAACTTCATAGTTTAGAATTCGTACAGACTCACCGATCTTATATTATTAATTGGAACAAAATAGATTCATTACACGAATATGATCAAACTATAGAAATACAAGGACATCATATTCCTATTGGTAGAACTTTTAAA